A segment of the Burkholderia sp. PAMC 26561 genome:
ACGGCCTACGCCTTTCTCGAAGAGATCGCCGAAGCGCGTCACAAGGGCGTCATCGTCACGGCCGGGAATTCGGGCACCGGTCATGCTCTTGCCGCCCTGGCCCGTATTCGAAAGTTGCCCGCGATCTTCCTGGTGCGTACCGGGGAAGCACGCGAGACGCTGTGCCGTTTCGGCGCGGAGCATGTCATTGTCACCACCGAAGGTTTCACCGATACGCTCCGCACGTTGTCCGCCGAACTGGGAACGACGGCGGTATTCGACGGCGTTGGCGGAGACTTGCTGTCGAAGATCGCACCGGTCCTGCCAGTGAATTCGACGGTCTACATCTACGGCTTTTTAGGCGGCGCCGTTCCAGTTTCGATTCAGTCCGTGCTTTTCATGATGAACAACCTGACCTTGCGACGGTTCAGCAATTTCGAAAGCCGCACGGTGAAGGATCATGACAAGCTCGTCTCCGCTCTCAAAGCGCTCGAGGGTGTAATTGACGACCCGATGTACAGGACCCGGATTGGCAAGGCGTTCCCGCTCGATCAGATCGAAATGGCCATGGCCTACGAATCGAGTAGTGGCGCCAAGGCCGTCTTGCTGACTTAGGCGGCCCCGAAACGGTTTCTTTTTCTCAACCAAAAGATTCAGGCCACGATGGCAAGCTGCCGGAAACACGCGTCGAGCGCGATCCGCAATTGCTCCTTGAGCGTCGCCGACGCTTCCATGACCGGCAAGCGCGTTTCGCTGCCAATCACGCCGTCGAGGGCAAGCGCCGCCTTCACGCCGGACGGATTCGGCGCGCTGAACAAGAGTTTGATGACAGGCTTGAGGGCTTCGAAGAACGCGGCGGCATCGTCCGTTCTCGCCGATAAAACCCGTTCGTGGATCTCGGCCAGGACATCGGCGAAAAGATGGGCGCTCGTCAGGATGCCGCCCGATCCGCCGGCAATCAGGCAATCGAGGTAGGCGTCGTCGTTGCCGCAGAGAACGCTGATCGGCAGTTGGCAAAGCTTCTCGAAAGTCGCCGGCACACAGGCCTTGATCGCGACAATATTGGCATGCTCGGCAAGGCGCTCGACCGTGTTCGTATCGATGGAAACACCCGTGCGATGCGGCACGTCGTAGAGGATGACGGGGCGTTCCGTGGCGCGTGCGACTTCGTCGAAGTGCCAGCGAATGCCGTCTTGATCAGGGCAGACATACGCCGGCGCGGACACCAGATAGCCGCCAATATCCCAGCGGTCGAGTTCGCGAATTTCCTGCACCATGTCGCGTGTGTTCATGCCGCCAATACCGACCACCACCGTCAGCCGCGTACCGATCACTTCGAACAATGAACGCAAGACCTTGAGCCGTTCGTAATGATCGAGCAGCGCCGCTTCGCCGGTCGTTCCCAGTGCGACAAAACCGCTGATTTCCTGGCTCAGATATCGCTCGGCGAGACGCTGGAGTGCGTCGGTATCGACTTGTCCGTCCTTGAACGGCGTGACAATAGGCAACCATATTCCGGACACCATGCTCAACTCCGCATGGCCGGTCGGGCCAGGGCGTTTTCAATTTTCGATAAAACCTGTTCGGACGTCATGACCATCCCCTCGCGTTCATTTGATTGGATCAAACGAAGCGTATCGGATCGCGTGTAAACGTCGCGTCAAAAAAGCGGGAGCGCGCATATAGAACGCGCCTGCGTAATCAGCGCGGCGGCAGCGGCAGTGCCAGCAACTTGTTGGTGATTTCGTTCGATAGACGTAAGGCCGACATCGGGCCGCCGAAGCCCCAGATGTTCGGCTCAACCAGCGCGATGCGCCCTGCCCGCTTCGACGGAACGAAGCGCCAGACGGGGGACGTGAGCTGTGTTTCGATGGGAACGTTCTCGCTCGACGCGGTCACGAACAACACCGCGAGGTCGGGCTTCTTGAGCAAATCAGCCGACGTCACGTAGATGGTGCCTTCACGCGTCGGCTTTGATGGCCACAGCGACAAACCCAGCGCCCGCGCCACCCCCGCCGCCGTGCTGTTTCCTGTATAGACCCAATACCGATCCGGCAAGCCGAGTTCCTGCAACAACGCCACCTGCTCGCCGCTGCGGCCTGCGAAAGCGAGGCGTTGTGCATCGTGGGCGAGGCCCGCATCGAGTTTCGCTTCTACTGCTTGCGTCCTGTCCTCGCGTCCTGTGAGACAGCCTATCGTGCGAAAGATCGTGCGGGTCCAGTCCAGTTGCGTTTTCTGCACGCCACTTTGTTCCATGTCCGGACTGAACTGGAAGAGCACCGTGGGCGCGATCCGGTCGAGCGCCGCGAAGATCGGCGCATGTCGATACCCCACGCCAATGATCAGGTCGGGACGCACCGATGCAATCGCTTCAAGGCTCGGTTCCTGCCGCGTGCCGACTTCCGGCACGCCGTTGAAACGCGCGCTGTCGTAGCCGATCCAGCCGGCGTAGTAAGCGTTATCGACGAGACCGACGGGCGTGATATCGAGTGCGGCCAGATCTTCCGCGAACATGAATTCGAGGACGACGACGCGCTTGGGTTTCAAAGGCATCGTCTTGCTGAATTGCGATATGGTCGCGTTATCCGCAAGCGGTCCGCAGACGGGCGCGTTCGGCTCCGACGCGAACGCCACCGACGCCACCGACGCCACCGACGCCACCGACGCCACCGACGTCATCACCATGCATGCAAACGCACAGAAAAGCTTCTTCACGCGATTGCCTCTTGTAGCGCGAGTTGTTCGTCCGACATTGTCAGCAGTAAGGGACAGCTGGTGCAAAGTTGCGTTTCTCCGGGGATCTCGTAGCGCACGCAACACACGCGGCGTGCGCGAAACGGGTCGGGCAGCAGCGCCGAGCGCGGCTTCATCTGGCGGATGGGGGCGCGCAGCGGATTGGGTGCGCCATCCGCGCCGAGGGAAAGTCCGAAGAGCCATGCAGCATCGCCACGATCGTCTTCCTCGCCCGGCAGCAGCGCGCATTGCTCCAGCAAGTAGTCGAGCAGATTGCCTGCGTTGCTCCACAACACGCGTGGCGCGATGCGCGTCATGCCGGCGAGCATCCCGATCACTGTATCGAGATGCTCGAGCAGGCCGGCGTAGTTGAGCACGGTATCGTGGGTATGCGGTTTGAGCGCGTCGGCTGCGAAACGCAGCGCGACCGGCATGCCTTCGCGCAGGACAAGCTGCGCTCTCAATGGCGACATGTCCAGAGGACGTCGCAGCAGCCGCGCCGCCAGAATTCCCGCGGGGGCGGCAAGCCCGAAATAGTACTTGCTCCATTGCGATAACAACGCACGCGCGTGAAGCTCGGCATCGCCGCCATAGTGATGGACCATTGCATCGAGCAACGCGTTCCGATGCGCGCCCAGCGACGACAAAGGGATGCTGATGTCGTTCGTTTCCAAAGCATGATCGGGCGCACCGAGCCACACGTTCTGCAGATACGGCGCGATCGATGCCGGCGCGAACGATGCAAGACATTGCGAAGCATTCGACGCGGCGTCCGGACTCATCGTCCGCTCCGCTTTTCGCGCCGTACCTGCAGCACCAGAAGCGCAAGCAGATAAGGCGCGCCGATCAACGCCGTCAGCACGCCCGCCGGAATCTCACGTGGCGCGAGCAGCGTGCGTGCGGCGATATCGGCGGCGGCGAGCACCAGCGCACCGATCGCGGCCGCGAGCCAGAGCCGGGTCCGATGTGCCCGCGCGCCGAGCATGTTCGCCAGATGCGGCGCCATCAATCCGATAAACCCCACCGGCCCGACCGCCGCCACCGCCGCGCATGCAGCGAGCGTGGCAATGGTGAGCACGAGCGGCCTCAGCACGCTGATTGGCACGCCAAGCGCGACCGCCTGATCATCGCCGAGTGCGAGCAGGTCGAGTGGACGCGCGAGCAACGCAAGTACCGGTAGGGCAACGACGCACCACGGCAGCAGCGCCGCGACTTCGCCCCAACTGCGCCCATATGTGCCACCTACGAGCCACACCACGAACCGCGCCGGCTGCACACTTTGCTGCGTGATCAGCCATTGCGACAACGTAGTCCATAACGTACCAATGACAATGCCCGTCAACGCCACCGCGAGTGGCGCGTAATGATGCCGCCGATTGAGCAACAAGGTAAGCAGAAGGGTTATGCCACCGCCAGTCAACGCGGCGCCCGAAACGATCGCGTGACCGGCGAGCGGCCAGATCATCAGCGCGACGAGCGTCGTCAGCCCCGCCCCTTGCGTGACGCCGAGCACCTCGGGACCCGCCAGCGGATTTCTCACGATGCTCTGCATCAACACGCCGCTCGATGCCAGCAACGCGCCCGCAAGCAACGCGCACACGAGGCGTGGCACGCGCAGATCGAGCAGCATGCGCGCCACATCGTCACGATGAGCAAGGACGCCGAGCCATCGCTCGGGACCCAGCCACGTCGGGCCAGACGATGCACCGATTACCAGGATCACCGCGCACGTCGCCGCCAGGATCGCCGCGACCGCCGGCCACGGCAACGCGCTCATCGCGCGGACGAAGCGCGTGCCGCGTGCTTCCACCGCACGTTCCTGGCCCCCATGCAGCACGCCTGCCCACGCGGCGCCGCTGCGGATCATCGCGAGCATCAGCGGCGTGCCGGCGAACGCAATGGCGACGCCTGTGGAAAGCGTCGAGTCGAGATCGAGTGCGAGTACGGCGCTGTCGGTGACGAGCACGAGCGCGCCGCCCACCAGCGCCGATAACGGCACGAGCGCGCCCAGCTTCGATGCCTTCGCGCCGCGAATCTGCCGCAGCAGATTCGGCGCGATCAATCCAACGTAGGAGAGCGGTCCCGCAATGCTCACCGCGACGCTCGCAAAAGCGACCGCGACGGTCAGCGCCGCGAGCCGCGTGGCGTCGATACGAACGCCGAGCGCAGCGGCGGCATCGTCGCCAAGAGACAGCGGATCGAGCGGCCGCATGACGAACGGCAACGCAACGAGCGGCACGACGAGCCACCCAAGCGCCGACTTCAATCCGGCCGCGCCCGGCTGATACAAACTGCCGCTCGCCCATAGCGATGCGCCCACCACGGTCTGCTCGAAGAAGGCCAGCAACAGTGTCGATATGGCCGAGAACAGCAGCATGCAGACGCTGCCCGCCAGCACCAGCCGAAGCGGGGTCGCCCGCCAGCCGCCGGCGGCCGCCGCAACACATGCAGCGGCCGCGAGACCGCAGGCAAACAGCAACGGCACGGAGGCCGCGCCGAATACGGCGGGCAGGATCATCGCGGCGAGCAAGCCGAGTTGCGCGCCGCCCGTGATCCCAAGCAGATCGGGCGATGCCAGCGGATTGCGCGTCAGCGCCTGGAACAACGTGCCGGCGACCGCAAGACAGCCGCCCGCCACGAGCGCCGCTGCAATGCGCGGCACATTCAGGTCGAAGAGAAAGACACCGGCGAGCTGAGCGGCGTCGCTGCCCGGCGCGGCCTCAAGCCACGCACGGACATCGGGCGCGAGGCGCAACAGCGCAACTGCGACGATCAGGAGCACGAGCAAGACGACCAGCAAACCCACGCGGCTTTTTACCGGCGCGCGCCATCGCTCGGAAGAGGAGGCAAGCGTGGTCATGCGACCAGATCCCTGGCCGGGCTTCCCAGCGATTCCGCTTCGTAAGCCGGCACGCACATAGGCGCACCCGTCTGCGGATGTGCGATCTTCAGCATCCGCACGCCGAACGTATCGTTGAGATGATGCGGGTCGAGCATGGCATCGGGCGCGCCATGAGCGACGATCCGGCCGGCGCGCATCAATACGATTTCATCGCTGAACGCGGCAGCCTGGTTGAGGTCGTGCAGCACCCATACGATCGTCAATCCGCGCTCGCGATTCAGCCGCCGCAGTTCGTGGAGAATATCGAGTTGATGATGGATGTCGAGATAGGTTGTCGGCTCGTCGAGCAACACGATAGGCGCCTGCTGCGCCAGCGCCATCGAGATCCACACCCGCTGACGTTCGCCGCCCGAGAGCGCGGCGACATCGCGTGCTGAATCATCGGCCAGGCCGCTTGCTTCGAGCGCTTCATCGATCGCTGCGTGATCCGCGCGTGTCAGTCCTCTCAGCCAGCCGCCATACGCATAACGCCCGTATGCAACCAGTTCACGCACAGTCAGCCCTGCCGGAATCTGGTTGAACTGCGCAAGCATGGTCAGCGTCCGGGCGAGCACGCGCCGGCGCAATGTACCAATAGGCACGCCGTTCACTTCGACATGTCCACCAAGCGCCGGCTGCAATCCGGCAAGCGTGCGCAGCAACGTGCTCTTGCCGCACCCGTTCGGGCCGCACAGCGCGGTAACCCGCCCTGCCTGGATACTCACATCCAGCCGGTCAAGCACTATATGTTCCCCGTATCCAACCGTCAGCGAGTGCGCGGCCAGTGCGGGTCCTGCGGGCAATGTCATCGTGTATCCGTCCGCTTGCTGTAGCTTTGCGCCATCGCGACCACGACCTTGCGCGGTCCTTCGAACGGATCGCGGGCGTGCGCGGTCAGCATGTTGTCGAGCATCAGCACGTCGCCGGTCATCCACGGAAACACGATGCGCTGCTCGTCCAGCACGCCGCGAATCTCCGCGAGCGCTTCAGCTTCTATCGGTTCGCCGTCGCCGTAATACACGTTGCGTGGCACGTTTTCCAGGCCGACGGCATCGACGAGTGCTTCCTGCATGTCTTCATCGAGCGTCGAGAGATGGAACAGATTCGCCTGGTTGAACCACACCATCTCGCCCGTGCGCGGATGGCGCGCGACCGCCTGGCAGCGTTCGCGGGTACGCAGGAGCAGTTCTTCATCGTCGCCATTGCGCCACTCGTATTCGATACCGCGCGTCGCGCAGATCCGTTCGACCACTGCGGGGTCATCTGAGCCGAATGCGTTTTGCCATGGCAGATCGAGTCCTTGCCCGAAGTTGCGCACGTACAGCAGCTCGCGTTTTGCAAAACGGTCGACCAGCGCGGGATCGAGTGCCCGGTAGACCGCGCGGCTGTCCGCAATCGGCGTCGCGCCGCCCGATCGCGCCGCCAGCGCGCAATGGAACCAGATGCGCAACGGCCACTCGCGTGTGTACGACTGTTCGTTATGCAGCGGAATGGAGCGATGCGGCGGATATTCCGTCGATGTGTACACGGCGCCCTCGACCTGGCTGCGCGGCGTCGATGCAAATTCATACCCAATGAGCGGATCTCCGCACGATGCGGCGAAGCGCTGGAATGCTTCTATCGATGCAACCTCGAAGCCCGTGAAGCGCAGCCCGCCTGAACGCTCGAGCGTACTATCGATGATCGTGCGCAGCGGCGCTGCGGCTTCTTCAAGCGAGATACTGACGCCGGGTCTGGGCGAGACCACGGTCGGCAATCCCGGTTCGATGTTCAGATCGTCCAGCGTCGGCCGTGCCTCTGGAAGCGAGTTCATGCGAAATTCTCCTGGCGCGGGATGACATCACCCGGCATGCATGTTCAGGACGCGACGCCGTCCATGTGGCGGCGCAGACTGGCGGGGCGCATGTCGGTCCAGACGGTTTCGATATGCGCGAGACACGTGTCCTTCGAGCCGCTCACGCCGACCGTGCGCCAGCCCGCAGGCACTGCGCGAAAGGTCGGCCAGAGCGAATACTGCTCCTCGTCATTGATGACGACCGTGTACTCGAGTTCGTCGGCTTCGCGTGCGAACGCGGTCGGGGTGTGCTGGGCTTGCGTCATGATCGGCGGCCTGGTCGGGGAAAACTTGGGAGGTCGGCGGCCGGAAGCCTTGAGCTCACGGCGCCATCTGTATGGAATAGACGCTTGGGGAAAGCGAATTTTTACCGGCGACGTGCGCAGCCGTCGAAATAGCGCGGATTCGCGTCGCCGCGATGGCAGGCATCGAGGCTATCGACACAATGCTTTTCAGCGTCACGCACCATGAAATGGACCAGCGTTTGCGAGACGTTGAGCGCGCTCGCCGTGCTTTTCAGCGTTTCCTCGCGCAAACGCACCATCTCGAAGGCCGCGCGGCAGCGCGCCGGCAATTGTTCCAGCGCAGCCATAACCTGACGCAGCGTGTCGCGCGTCTCGGCCATGACTTCGGGCGTGCATTGCGGCGACGGCACGTCGAGGCCGTCGTCTTCGTCGGCGTGATAGGTGTTTTCGAGCGTCTGCGAACGGCACGCATCGATCGATGCATTGCGCACCATCCGCGCGACATACGCGGCGGGCTGGCGGACCGCGTCCTGATTGGGGAAATCGATGAGCTTGATGAAGACGTCGTGGACAACGTCTTCCGCCCGGCTGCCGCAACCGACAAAACCACGCGCCATGTTTACGAGCATCGGCCGGTTGGAGATGGCGATGTCGAGCAGCGTGCGCGCAGCGCACGCTGCCTTCTGCGCGGGCGATTCAGTTGCCGGCTGGATCTCATGCACGGGACGCCATGCGTTCCCGGCGCTAACGAGCGAAGGAGGTATCAGCGGTGTGGCGGGCGATTGTGCCGGCCGGTCGAGCACTTCCGTCATCGAGTTGCCCCTCATTTCTAGGTCGGATTTCAATATAACCTAAACGAGAAGCATTCTCAAATACAGCTTACAATTAAGGTCTTTACTTGCTTTCAGCCTTGAACCTGACTAGACGCGCGACCTGAACCAGCCGCCCGGCTGGTTCAATGCGTTACCGGTCGGGCGCTTATGCGGCGGCGCTGACGCCGCGGTTTCCATCGGCGCGGGACCGGCGATACTGCCCGGCCGACTCCGCTTCCTCGTTGCGGCGCAGTTCATCGATATAGGCCCGTGCGGCTGCTTCAGCCCGGTGCCGGGCCGCCGCCGGTTGCGCGAACGCTGCCGCGTCGAGACCGGGAACCGGCAAGCGGTAGTCCATCACCGCCGCCGCAGTCCCGGCCACGACAGCACGTGCAACGAAGCTCGTGGGCTTGGCGCTATCGGTGAGATCCTGGGCGCTTTGCGCCCAGGCCGTGATCCGATAACCGCGGTAAATGCTTTCGCTAAAGCTGAACATGATCTTCTCTCCAGAATCCGTTTAGGGATTGCAAGAGCAGATGGCGTGCCCAGGGCCTTATTTCAGGCGTTTTGCGTCAGGCGATAGCGTCCACCCGCGCGCCGTAAACCTCCAGCGCGGCATCGTGCAATGCACGCAAAACGACGGTCGCCGCCGGCGACAACAAGCGCGTTTGCCGGGTGATGATTCCGAACGCGTCCATGCGGCAAGGCAATTCGATAGCAAGACGCTTCAGCGTGCCGAACTCCTCGTATTGCCGCGCGACCTCTTCTGGCATCACGGCAAGCATGTCGCTTTGCAGCAGGATGCCCGAGATGGCGACGATGTTGTTCGTGTTCACCACGTTATCCGGCGCGGCGAGACCGATCTGCGAAAACACCATGTCAAACCGATGCCGCAAGACGCTGCCCGGGGGATGCAAGACCCAGCCCTCGCCGACAATGTCAGCCATGGTCAGCCCGCTTGCACTCGCCAACGGATGCCCGGGACGCACGACCACGCAAAGCGGTTCCTCGGCGATAGGCTCGTAACGCACCGCATCCTTGAACTGGCCCTGCCGCTCGAGCACGCGGCCAACCATGATGTCGAGATGTCCCTGGGCCACGAGCGGCAACATCACGTCCGATGTCTCCACTTGCAGCCAGATCTGCAACTGCGGATAGCTCGCCTTCACGCGTGCGATTGCGAGCGGCACCATCGTCGCAGCGGCGGCGGCGATCGCGCCGATCTGGACTTGCCCCACGAGACCCGCGCGCAATGCGGCGATTTCGTCATGCGCCTGGCTCAGGTTCGACAGGACCATGCGCGCGTGCCGGATCATCACTTCGCCGTACAGCGTGGGGTGCATGCCATGCGGCGTGCGGTCGAAGAGCCGCACTTCCAGCACATCCTCCAGTTCCTTCAATAATCGCGATGCCGCCGGCTGCGTCATGCCGAGGATCTCGGCTGCGCGGCGCACGTTGCCCTCCTCCTCCATTGCCGCGAGAAGAAGCAGTTGCCGCGTCTTGAGGCGCGTGCGCACGGTGATGTTCGAATAGTTTTGGGCCATGCAATGCGCCTGCGGCAAGTTTTACGATCGCCAATCGTAGCCGATCCTGACCGGCTGAGGCCAGCTTGAGCAAGCTTCCATCCCAGAATGTAGGAGCATCGCGGACATACCGGATTTGATATCGGTATCGTCAAAAAACTGATTGGAAAGGAATCAGCCGCTTCCTTAAGATGCAGTCAAACTTTTAGAACCTGAGACTGCGCCCTTTGCGTTTGCAGCAAGCCTGGTAGCGAGTTCGCGAGGGCATGAGGGCTAACCCGACAAGACGCGGCCTGCCTCGCGCACATTACGACCGTACAACAAACCCGCCTGCCTGGCGGAACAACGATTGACCCGCAATACCGCAAGAAGAGGCGAACGGGCTGCAAGCCTGCGCTTCGCTGCATGTCACTTGAGTCATGCAGCCTCAATTCAACCAGGAGACGCCCTCATGAACCGTAAGCTTCGTCGTTTGACCTTGTCCGCCATTGCCGCAGCCACACTCGGCATCACGTTCGCCCCGCAGATGTCCGCTCATGCCGACGAACCGCTGAAGGTCGGTTTCCTCGTCAAGATGCCCGAACAGGCGTGGTTTATCAACGAACAGAAAGCGGCATCCGCGCTTGGACAAAAGGAAAAATTCTCAGTGGTGAACATCGGCACGCCGGATGGCGAGAAGGTGCTGTCCGCCATCGATAACCTTGGCGCGCAGGGCGCTCAAGGCTTCGTGATCTGCGCGCCCGACGTGCGTCTCGGACCGGCCATCCAGGCCCGCGCGAAGCGCTACAACATGAAGTTCGTGACGGTCGATGACCAACTGGTCGACTCGACCGGCAAGCCGCTGCCGAACGTCCCGCACCTCGGCATGTCCGCATTCAAGATCGGCAATCAGGTCGGCACCGCCATCTCGGACGAAATGAAAAAGCGCGGCTGGAAGCCCGAGGAAGTGGGCGCGCTGCGCATCACGGATTACGAACTCCCGACGGCGAAGCAACGCACCGACGGCGCCACGCAGACGCTCCTGGCGAGCGGCTTCAAGAAAGAAAATATCTTCGATGCCCCGCAAAAGACGACGGACGACGAAGGCGGTTTCAACGCGGCATCGCCGGTCTTGTCGCAGCATCCGAACATCAAGAAATGGGTGATCTACGCGATCAATGAAGAGACCGTGCTCGGCGCCGTGCGCGCGACCGAACAACTGCATATTGCGTCGGCGGATGTGATCGGCGTGGGCATCAACGGCGCGGGTGAAGCGTTCGCCGAATTCCAGAAGAAGGAACAAACGGGCTTCTACGGCACCATTGCCGTGAGCTCGACAAACCATGGGAAGGACAGCACGCAGAACCTCGTCGACTGGATCAAGAACGGCAAGCAGCCGCCCGCCGATACGCAGACCACCGGCAAGCTGATGGTTCGCAGCAACTGGCAGGACGTGCGCAAGGAACTGGGTATCTGAGCGTTTGGCCGCGGGCGTCGTGCATGTCATGCACGTCATGGCGCCCGCTTCAGTTTTCAACCAAGGAACGCTCAATGATGGATACCGCAGTGGCCACGGCCGCGCCTTATCTCCTGCTCGATAACATCACC
Coding sequences within it:
- the dapA gene encoding 4-hydroxy-tetrahydrodipicolinate synthase, encoding MVSGIWLPIVTPFKDGQVDTDALQRLAERYLSQEISGFVALGTTGEAALLDHYERLKVLRSLFEVIGTRLTVVVGIGGMNTRDMVQEIRELDRWDIGGYLVSAPAYVCPDQDGIRWHFDEVARATERPVILYDVPHRTGVSIDTNTVERLAEHANIVAIKACVPATFEKLCQLPISVLCGNDDAYLDCLIAGGSGGILTSAHLFADVLAEIHERVLSARTDDAAAFFEALKPVIKLLFSAPNPSGVKAALALDGVIGSETRLPVMEASATLKEQLRIALDACFRQLAIVA
- a CDS encoding TauD/TfdA family dioxygenase, with translation MNSLPEARPTLDDLNIEPGLPTVVSPRPGVSISLEEAAAPLRTIIDSTLERSGGLRFTGFEVASIEAFQRFAASCGDPLIGYEFASTPRSQVEGAVYTSTEYPPHRSIPLHNEQSYTREWPLRIWFHCALAARSGGATPIADSRAVYRALDPALVDRFAKRELLYVRNFGQGLDLPWQNAFGSDDPAVVERICATRGIEYEWRNGDDEELLLRTRERCQAVARHPRTGEMVWFNQANLFHLSTLDEDMQEALVDAVGLENVPRNVYYGDGEPIEAEALAEIRGVLDEQRIVFPWMTGDVLMLDNMLTAHARDPFEGPRKVVVAMAQSYSKRTDTR
- a CDS encoding MbtH family protein is translated as MTQAQHTPTAFAREADELEYTVVINDEEQYSLWPTFRAVPAGWRTVGVSGSKDTCLAHIETVWTDMRPASLRRHMDGVAS
- a CDS encoding ABC transporter ATP-binding protein → MTLPAGPALAAHSLTVGYGEHIVLDRLDVSIQAGRVTALCGPNGCGKSTLLRTLAGLQPALGGHVEVNGVPIGTLRRRVLARTLTMLAQFNQIPAGLTVRELVAYGRYAYGGWLRGLTRADHAAIDEALEASGLADDSARDVAALSGGERQRVWISMALAQQAPIVLLDEPTTYLDIHHQLDILHELRRLNRERGLTIVWVLHDLNQAAAFSDEIVLMRAGRIVAHGAPDAMLDPHHLNDTFGVRMLKIAHPQTGAPMCVPAYEAESLGSPARDLVA
- the fhuB gene encoding Fe(3+)-hydroxamate ABC transporter permease FhuB, with translation MTTLASSSERWRAPVKSRVGLLVVLLVLLIVAVALLRLAPDVRAWLEAAPGSDAAQLAGVFLFDLNVPRIAAALVAGGCLAVAGTLFQALTRNPLASPDLLGITGGAQLGLLAAMILPAVFGAASVPLLFACGLAAAACVAAAAGGWRATPLRLVLAGSVCMLLFSAISTLLLAFFEQTVVGASLWASGSLYQPGAAGLKSALGWLVVPLVALPFVMRPLDPLSLGDDAAAALGVRIDATRLAALTVAVAFASVAVSIAGPLSYVGLIAPNLLRQIRGAKASKLGALVPLSALVGGALVLVTDSAVLALDLDSTLSTGVAIAFAGTPLMLAMIRSGAAWAGVLHGGQERAVEARGTRFVRAMSALPWPAVAAILAATCAVILVIGASSGPTWLGPERWLGVLAHRDDVARMLLDLRVPRLVCALLAGALLASSGVLMQSIVRNPLAGPEVLGVTQGAGLTTLVALMIWPLAGHAIVSGAALTGGGITLLLTLLLNRRHHYAPLAVALTGIVIGTLWTTLSQWLITQQSVQPARFVVWLVGGTYGRSWGEVAALLPWCVVALPVLALLARPLDLLALGDDQAVALGVPISVLRPLVLTIATLAACAAVAAVGPVGFIGLMAPHLANMLGARAHRTRLWLAAAIGALVLAAADIAARTLLAPREIPAGVLTALIGAPYLLALLVLQVRREKRSGR
- a CDS encoding zinc-binding dehydrogenase is translated as MKAICVTPERELEVRDIPTPTAPAPGHLLIDMEASAINHGDKTFLRIPTAAGKALALGQHDVWGASGAGQVLAAGAGVPAEYEGKQVAIYRSLGRSPESVGLWSERAHVPYSACLILPEHVRARDYCGSLVNVMTAYAFLEEIAEARHKGVIVTAGNSGTGHALAALARIRKLPAIFLVRTGEARETLCRFGAEHVIVTTEGFTDTLRTLSAELGTTAVFDGVGGDLLSKIAPVLPVNSTVYIYGFLGGAVPVSIQSVLFMMNNLTLRRFSNFESRTVKDHDKLVSALKALEGVIDDPMYRTRIGKAFPLDQIEMAMAYESSSGAKAVLLT
- the fhuF gene encoding siderophore-iron reductase FhuF → MSPDAASNASQCLASFAPASIAPYLQNVWLGAPDHALETNDISIPLSSLGAHRNALLDAMVHHYGGDAELHARALLSQWSKYYFGLAAPAGILAARLLRRPLDMSPLRAQLVLREGMPVALRFAADALKPHTHDTVLNYAGLLEHLDTVIGMLAGMTRIAPRVLWSNAGNLLDYLLEQCALLPGEEDDRGDAAWLFGLSLGADGAPNPLRAPIRQMKPRSALLPDPFRARRVCCVRYEIPGETQLCTSCPLLLTMSDEQLALQEAIA
- a CDS encoding LysR family transcriptional regulator, yielding MAQNYSNITVRTRLKTRQLLLLAAMEEEGNVRRAAEILGMTQPAASRLLKELEDVLEVRLFDRTPHGMHPTLYGEVMIRHARMVLSNLSQAHDEIAALRAGLVGQVQIGAIAAAAATMVPLAIARVKASYPQLQIWLQVETSDVMLPLVAQGHLDIMVGRVLERQGQFKDAVRYEPIAEEPLCVVVRPGHPLASASGLTMADIVGEGWVLHPPGSVLRHRFDMVFSQIGLAAPDNVVNTNNIVAISGILLQSDMLAVMPEEVARQYEEFGTLKRLAIELPCRMDAFGIITRQTRLLSPAATVVLRALHDAALEVYGARVDAIA
- a CDS encoding ABC transporter substrate-binding protein gives rise to the protein MVMTSVASVASVASVASVAFASEPNAPVCGPLADNATISQFSKTMPLKPKRVVVLEFMFAEDLAALDITPVGLVDNAYYAGWIGYDSARFNGVPEVGTRQEPSLEAIASVRPDLIIGVGYRHAPIFAALDRIAPTVLFQFSPDMEQSGVQKTQLDWTRTIFRTIGCLTGREDRTQAVEAKLDAGLAHDAQRLAFAGRSGEQVALLQELGLPDRYWVYTGNSTAAGVARALGLSLWPSKPTREGTIYVTSADLLKKPDLAVLFVTASSENVPIETQLTSPVWRFVPSKRAGRIALVEPNIWGFGGPMSALRLSNEITNKLLALPLPPR
- a CDS encoding RNA polymerase factor sigma-70, with translation MTEVLDRPAQSPATPLIPPSLVSAGNAWRPVHEIQPATESPAQKAACAARTLLDIAISNRPMLVNMARGFVGCGSRAEDVVHDVFIKLIDFPNQDAVRQPAAYVARMVRNASIDACRSQTLENTYHADEDDGLDVPSPQCTPEVMAETRDTLRQVMAALEQLPARCRAAFEMVRLREETLKSTASALNVSQTLVHFMVRDAEKHCVDSLDACHRGDANPRYFDGCARRR
- a CDS encoding arabinose ABC transporter substrate-binding protein; protein product: MNRKLRRLTLSAIAAATLGITFAPQMSAHADEPLKVGFLVKMPEQAWFINEQKAASALGQKEKFSVVNIGTPDGEKVLSAIDNLGAQGAQGFVICAPDVRLGPAIQARAKRYNMKFVTVDDQLVDSTGKPLPNVPHLGMSAFKIGNQVGTAISDEMKKRGWKPEEVGALRITDYELPTAKQRTDGATQTLLASGFKKENIFDAPQKTTDDEGGFNAASPVLSQHPNIKKWVIYAINEETVLGAVRATEQLHIASADVIGVGINGAGEAFAEFQKKEQTGFYGTIAVSSTNHGKDSTQNLVDWIKNGKQPPADTQTTGKLMVRSNWQDVRKELGI